One Planctomycetota bacterium DNA segment encodes these proteins:
- a CDS encoding class I SAM-dependent methyltransferase: MNPDRERWNEKYRRGGAPELPSIALLMYRSRLVPGRALDLAGGPGENACLLALAGWRVVLADLSDEAVARARTRARGLRADLHVVQADALRLPFRGPFETIVVTRFLERSIAPELVRLLAPGGTLFAEQPVRGIRPEYCVRPGELRRLFAPLEPVLDVEEGDRSVYIGRKPGA; this comes from the coding sequence ATGAACCCCGACCGTGAGCGCTGGAACGAGAAGTACCGCCGGGGGGGCGCCCCGGAGCTGCCGTCGATCGCACTCCTCATGTACCGCAGCCGGCTCGTGCCGGGCCGGGCGCTCGATCTGGCGGGCGGCCCGGGAGAGAACGCGTGCCTTCTGGCCCTGGCGGGCTGGCGGGTGGTTCTGGCGGATCTCTCCGACGAAGCCGTGGCGCGCGCCCGGACGCGGGCGCGGGGACTGCGCGCCGATCTCCACGTCGTCCAGGCGGACGCCCTCCGGCTTCCCTTCCGCGGGCCCTTCGAGACGATCGTGGTCACCCGCTTCCTTGAGCGCTCGATCGCCCCGGAGCTCGTGCGGCTGCTGGCGCCGGGAGGAACGCTTTTCGCCGAGCAACCCGTGCGGGGAATCCGGCCGGAGTATTGCGTCCGGCCCGGGGAACTGCGGCGCCTCTTCGCCCCTCTCGAGCCCGTCCTCGACGTCGAAGAGGGAGACCGCTCCGTCTACATCGGACGCAAACCCGGCGCCTGA
- a CDS encoding glycosyltransferase: MTELTIVLPALNEADNLSLLLPRLHEVARSIGSYEILVVDGGSTDDTAARAALHGARVHFQRERGYGSALKEAFRLARGRYVVTMDADYSHDPYFIRDLYAARDRGAVVVASRYVPGGSSDVSGLRSVLSRILNATFRRVLSIPLMDLSSGFRLYRRSALEEIEITRKNFDALEEILIRLVGLGYSVVEVPFVYRARGAGVSKARVIRFGMELLATLYRLWQLRNGCDWCDYDHRAYDSAIFLQRWWQRRRRAIILEWHRPGRTLDVGCGSSRILEDLDGAVGLDVSLPKLRFMRRRGCRVVRGSVFALPFPDASFDEVVFSQVIEHIPMTPSPLAEIRRVLRPGGRLIIGTPDYGRIFWGVLERFYDALRPEAYAHEHVSHYTLASMRRLLAEHGFEHVRSRYVGGAELIQLAIRR, translated from the coding sequence GTGACGGAGCTCACGATCGTCCTTCCGGCTCTCAACGAGGCCGACAATCTCTCGCTGCTCCTGCCCCGCCTCCACGAGGTGGCCCGGTCGATCGGCTCCTACGAGATCCTGGTCGTGGACGGCGGATCCACCGACGACACGGCCGCCCGGGCGGCGCTGCACGGCGCACGGGTGCACTTCCAGAGGGAGCGCGGCTACGGGTCCGCCCTCAAGGAGGCCTTCCGCTTGGCCCGGGGACGCTACGTCGTGACGATGGACGCCGATTACTCGCACGATCCGTACTTCATTCGCGATCTCTACGCCGCCCGCGATCGCGGCGCGGTCGTGGTCGCCTCGAGGTACGTTCCCGGGGGCTCCTCGGACGTGAGCGGCCTGCGGTCGGTCCTGAGCCGGATCCTCAACGCCACGTTCCGGCGCGTCCTGAGCATCCCGCTCATGGACCTCTCCAGCGGCTTCCGCCTCTACCGCCGGAGCGCCCTCGAGGAGATCGAGATCACCCGGAAGAACTTCGACGCGCTCGAGGAAATCCTGATCCGCCTGGTGGGGCTCGGCTACTCGGTGGTGGAGGTGCCTTTCGTCTATCGGGCGCGCGGCGCCGGCGTCTCCAAGGCGCGCGTGATCCGCTTCGGGATGGAGCTTCTGGCGACCCTCTACCGGCTCTGGCAGCTCCGCAACGGGTGCGACTGGTGCGATTACGATCACCGGGCCTACGACAGCGCGATCTTCCTCCAGCGCTGGTGGCAGCGCCGCCGACGCGCGATCATCCTGGAATGGCACCGTCCGGGCCGCACCCTCGACGTGGGCTGCGGTTCCAGCCGGATCCTGGAGGATCTGGACGGGGCGGTCGGCCTGGACGTCTCGCTCCCCAAGCTCCGCTTCATGAGGCGCCGGGGCTGCCGCGTCGTCCGGGGAAGCGTCTTCGCTCTGCCCTTCCCGGACGCCTCCTTCGACGAAGTCGTTTTCTCGCAGGTCATCGAGCACATTCCGATGACGCCCTCCCCGCTGGCCGAGATCCGGCGCGTCCTGCGGCCGGGGGGACGCCTCATCATCGGGACGCCCGACTACGGGAGGATCTTCTGGGGGGTGCTGGAGCGTTTCTACGACGCGCTCCGGCCGGAAGCGTACGCGCACGAGCACGTATCCCACTACACGCTCGCCTCGATGCGCCGGCTCCTGGCGGAGCATGGGTTCGAGCACGTCCGGTCCCGTTATGTAGGAGGCGCCGAGCTGATCCAGCTGGCGATCCGCCGATGA
- the moaA gene encoding GTP 3',8-cyclase MoaA, with amino-acid sequence MLRDGYGRTVTNLRISVTDRCNLRCVYCMPAEPEWLPRPEILTFEEIERIVRLAVSLGISEFRLTGGEPTARQGIVDLVRRLAAVPGVRDLAMTTNGILLGTLAGPLREAGLHRLNVSLDTLKGEKFVHLARREGFRRVWEGLLEADRVGFRPLKVNMVVLRGVNDDEILDFAALARTRPWQIRFIEFMPLDGDGAWTREQVVPAAEILRRIHERWPLDLEPQGPASDPARIFRFRDGAGDVGVIASVTEPFCFACDRIRVTPDGKLRTCLFSTWETDLKGPLRAGASDEELARLVRDAVARKEAGHGINDPSFVRPRRAMYSIGG; translated from the coding sequence ATGTTGAGGGACGGCTACGGGAGGACGGTCACGAACCTGCGGATCTCCGTGACGGACCGGTGCAACCTCCGTTGCGTGTACTGCATGCCGGCCGAACCGGAGTGGCTGCCGCGCCCCGAAATCCTGACCTTCGAAGAGATCGAGCGGATCGTGCGTCTGGCGGTCTCCCTGGGAATTTCGGAGTTCCGCCTGACGGGCGGCGAACCCACCGCGCGCCAGGGAATCGTGGATCTCGTCCGGCGGCTCGCGGCGGTGCCGGGGGTGCGCGATCTGGCGATGACGACGAACGGGATCCTGCTCGGAACGCTGGCGGGGCCGCTGAGGGAAGCGGGCCTGCACCGGCTGAACGTGAGCCTGGACACCCTCAAGGGCGAAAAGTTCGTTCACCTGGCCCGGCGGGAAGGCTTCCGGCGCGTCTGGGAGGGGCTTCTCGAGGCGGACCGGGTCGGGTTCCGGCCCCTCAAGGTCAACATGGTCGTCCTCCGGGGGGTCAACGACGACGAGATTCTCGACTTCGCCGCGCTGGCGCGGACGCGCCCGTGGCAGATCCGCTTCATCGAATTCATGCCTCTGGACGGCGACGGCGCCTGGACGCGGGAGCAGGTCGTTCCGGCGGCCGAGATCCTGCGGCGCATTCACGAACGCTGGCCGCTCGACCTGGAGCCCCAGGGCCCCGCCTCGGATCCCGCCCGCATTTTCCGGTTCCGGGACGGGGCGGGAGACGTGGGGGTCATCGCCAGCGTCACGGAGCCTTTCTGCTTCGCCTGCGACCGGATCCGCGTGACGCCGGACGGAAAGCTTCGGACGTGCCTTTTTTCGACGTGGGAGACGGACCTCAAGGGTCCCCTCCGCGCGGGCGCGTCGGACGAGGAGCTTGCGCGTCTGGTCCGCGACGCGGTGGCGCGCAAGGAGGCGGGCCATGGGATCAACGATCCGTCCTTCGTCCGTCCCCGCCGGGCCATGTATTCCATCGGAGGCTGA
- a CDS encoding UXX-star (seleno)protein family 1, with amino-acid sequence MAEKTQAKVLIFGKDTUPYTTAARQEYARKGVPFEYLNVKENAAAMDEMLKWSKGRRNVPVIVEGGKVTIGFGGT; translated from the coding sequence ATGGCGGAGAAGACTCAGGCCAAGGTTCTCATCTTCGGCAAGGACACCTGACCGTACACGACGGCGGCGCGTCAGGAATACGCCCGGAAGGGGGTCCCCTTCGAATACCTGAATGTGAAGGAAAACGCGGCGGCGATGGACGAGATGCTCAAGTGGTCCAAAGGCCGCCGCAACGTTCCCGTCATCGTGGAGGGCGGAAAGGTCACGATCGGTTTCGGCGGGACCTGA
- a CDS encoding cupin domain-containing protein, whose translation MDVKSVIDARKFSAEKLAKIALYESERLACDVYGVEPGQEQKPHTHPACDKIYYVVEGCGTFRVGGEVREVGEKNVVYVPAGIEHSVKNDSPAKLTLLVFVSPHPAYAARSETRPSPRA comes from the coding sequence ATGGACGTCAAGAGCGTCATCGACGCCCGGAAGTTCTCCGCCGAGAAGCTCGCCAAGATCGCCCTCTACGAAAGCGAACGCCTGGCCTGCGACGTCTACGGCGTGGAGCCCGGCCAGGAACAGAAGCCCCACACGCACCCCGCCTGCGACAAGATCTACTATGTCGTGGAGGGATGCGGGACCTTCCGGGTGGGGGGCGAAGTCCGCGAGGTCGGCGAGAAGAACGTCGTCTACGTCCCGGCCGGCATCGAGCACTCCGTGAAAAACGACAGCCCCGCCAAGCTCACCCTGCTCGTCTTCGTCTCCCCTCACCCCGCCTACGCCGCGCGCTCTGAAACCCGCCCCTCCCCCCGGGCGTAA
- a CDS encoding metallophosphoesterase family protein gives MKRTAILSDVHSNLEALQAVLEDVEEQGCDEIVCLGDLIGYGPNPRQVLRIALQRFAFTLMGNHEEGILYQPVGFNWKAEASAWWTKDQLRSPRYPREENERFWEYLESMPRYAQHGDVLYVHASPLDPTREYVMPEACYNPDFMKLIFSKIKRVAFGGHTHLPGIFFPDRPFLPASRIEGAFPVTRGKFFVNVGSVGQPRDGDTRACYVVFDGKFVAFRRVRYNYRKTARKIKRIKRLPNALGARLSLGL, from the coding sequence ATGAAACGCACCGCGATCCTTTCCGACGTCCATTCGAACCTCGAGGCCCTCCAGGCCGTCCTCGAGGACGTCGAGGAGCAGGGCTGCGACGAGATCGTCTGCCTTGGGGACCTCATCGGCTACGGACCCAACCCGCGCCAGGTCCTCCGGATCGCGCTCCAACGGTTCGCCTTCACGCTCATGGGCAACCACGAGGAAGGCATTCTCTACCAGCCGGTGGGCTTCAACTGGAAGGCCGAGGCGTCGGCCTGGTGGACGAAGGACCAGCTCCGCTCGCCCCGGTACCCCCGGGAGGAAAACGAGCGCTTCTGGGAATACCTCGAGTCGATGCCCCGATACGCCCAGCACGGGGACGTCCTCTACGTCCACGCCTCGCCGCTGGACCCCACCCGCGAATACGTGATGCCCGAGGCGTGCTACAACCCCGACTTCATGAAGCTCATCTTCTCCAAGATCAAGCGCGTCGCCTTCGGCGGGCACACGCACCTTCCCGGCATCTTCTTTCCGGACCGCCCGTTCCTGCCCGCCTCCCGCATCGAAGGGGCCTTTCCCGTGACGCGCGGCAAGTTCTTCGTCAACGTGGGCTCCGTGGGCCAGCCGCGGGACGGCGACACGCGGGCCTGCTACGTCGTCTTCGACGGAAAATTCGTCGCGTTCCGGCGCGTGCGGTACAACTACCGCAAGACGGCGCGCAAGATCAAACGGATCAAGCGCCTGCCGAACGCGCTGGGGGCGCGGCTTTCGCTCGGTCTCTGA
- a CDS encoding (2Fe-2S)-binding protein: protein MGAPCEDSLVCRCYLVTEAAIREAVVTHGLRQVEEVTAVTKAGGGCSSCWDDIQAILSEIWGAPPPRDVPDASGLTAAQKRARILEVIERDARPLFAPNDLEMQLVDVTGDRVLVRFFGGRVGTPAPSFLALKRFLVQKISEACGRKMVLVELNVLEELGRRRAP from the coding sequence ATGGGCGCCCCGTGTGAAGATTCCCTCGTCTGCCGGTGTTATCTCGTCACGGAGGCGGCCATCCGGGAGGCCGTCGTGACGCACGGGCTCCGGCAGGTGGAAGAAGTGACCGCCGTCACGAAAGCCGGGGGGGGATGCAGTTCCTGCTGGGACGACATTCAGGCGATCCTCTCCGAAATCTGGGGAGCGCCTCCCCCGCGGGACGTGCCGGACGCGTCGGGCCTCACGGCCGCCCAGAAGCGGGCGCGCATCCTCGAGGTGATCGAGCGCGACGCGCGCCCGCTGTTCGCGCCCAACGACCTGGAGATGCAGCTGGTGGACGTGACCGGAGACCGGGTGCTCGTGCGATTCTTCGGCGGCCGCGTCGGCACGCCCGCGCCCTCCTTCCTCGCCCTCAAGCGCTTCCTCGTCCAGAAGATTTCCGAAGCGTGCGGCCGGAAGATGGTCCTCGTGGAACTCAACGTCCTGGAGGAACTCGGCCGCCGGCGCGCGCCATGA
- a CDS encoding glycosyltransferase, which produces MPRVSVILSIFDQPNAFRFSLIGYRRQTFPDFELVVADDGSDEETRALVDEFRRSSPFPIKHVWQENRGYRRARIANRAVLESEGSILLLSDGDCIPHRDFVRAHAEGCPPGGFAVGGYVRLSAEQSRTLTPENVAAGDFERFCTWRDLWRFRLTHWKNLWGILRGDPRKPKVYGCNLSVDRGVYYAVNGYDENFDGFGREDSDLRNRLRRHGARPVSLWGRAWVYHVDDAIDPKIRARRIPRRDASAYYYRPDVPVRCENGLVKP; this is translated from the coding sequence ATGCCGCGCGTGAGCGTGATCCTCTCCATTTTCGACCAGCCGAACGCGTTCCGGTTTTCCCTGATCGGCTACCGGCGCCAGACCTTTCCGGATTTCGAGCTTGTGGTGGCCGACGACGGCTCCGACGAGGAAACCCGCGCCCTCGTCGACGAGTTCCGGCGCTCCAGCCCTTTTCCGATCAAGCATGTGTGGCAGGAGAACCGGGGCTATCGCCGGGCCCGGATCGCCAACCGGGCGGTTCTTGAATCGGAAGGCTCCATCCTCCTCTTGAGCGACGGCGACTGTATTCCCCATCGGGACTTCGTGCGGGCGCACGCCGAGGGGTGCCCGCCGGGGGGCTTCGCCGTCGGGGGCTACGTCCGCCTCTCCGCGGAGCAATCGCGCACGCTCACCCCCGAGAACGTCGCGGCGGGGGACTTCGAGAGGTTCTGTACCTGGCGCGATCTCTGGCGCTTCCGGCTGACCCATTGGAAGAACCTTTGGGGAATTCTGCGCGGCGATCCGCGCAAGCCCAAGGTCTACGGCTGCAATCTCTCCGTCGATCGCGGGGTTTACTACGCGGTCAACGGTTACGATGAGAACTTCGACGGCTTCGGCCGTGAAGACAGCGATCTGAGGAACCGGCTGCGGCGCCACGGAGCGCGGCCCGTCTCTCTCTGGGGCCGGGCCTGGGTCTACCACGTGGACGACGCGATCGACCCGAAGATCCGGGCGCGCCGCATTCCCCGGCGCGACGCCTCCGCCTATTACTACCGGCCGGACGTGCCGGTGCGCTGCGAGAACGGCCTGGTGAAGCCGTGA
- a CDS encoding polysaccharide deacetylase family protein, translating into MTPVFYYHRVGPFRPGAPRKMTVTPPNFRSQMHFLRRHGIEVLTLDQVLAGRSGTALTFDDGFRDCLEYALPVLRALRFPAAFFIVAGRVGGTDTWMRSTAFPEERLLDWDDLKRLLDAGMTIGSHSMTHTRLTYEEVAESRRLLEDRLGVRVEHFAYPRGEYTEESVEWVRRAGYAAAWATRSGNEARFTRRRLPVSAGATIGDFGARLLKARLGYY; encoded by the coding sequence GTGACGCCCGTTTTCTATTACCATCGCGTGGGCCCCTTCCGGCCCGGGGCGCCCCGGAAGATGACCGTGACGCCTCCCAACTTCCGCTCGCAGATGCATTTCCTTCGGCGGCACGGGATCGAGGTCCTCACCCTCGATCAGGTCCTGGCCGGCCGGTCGGGGACCGCCCTGACGTTCGACGACGGCTTCCGGGATTGCCTCGAATACGCCCTGCCGGTCCTTCGGGCGCTGCGCTTTCCGGCCGCGTTCTTCATCGTGGCGGGACGGGTCGGAGGCACGGACACCTGGATGCGCTCCACGGCGTTTCCGGAGGAGCGGCTCCTGGACTGGGACGACCTCAAGCGCCTGCTCGACGCGGGAATGACGATCGGGTCGCACTCGATGACCCACACGCGGCTGACGTACGAGGAAGTGGCCGAATCCCGGCGGCTGCTCGAGGACCGGCTCGGGGTGCGCGTGGAGCATTTCGCCTATCCGCGCGGGGAGTACACGGAGGAATCCGTCGAATGGGTGCGCCGCGCGGGCTATGCCGCGGCGTGGGCCACGCGTTCCGGAAACGAGGCGCGCTTCACCCGCCGCCGCCTTCCGGTGAGCGCCGGGGCCACGATCGGCGACTTCGGCGCGCGCCTTCTGAAAGCCCGGCTGGGATATTACTGA
- a CDS encoding FkbM family methyltransferase, whose translation MRLSDFGDWFVLRRHLLRPWAFLRLRKRPPAGPVYDIALRDGGVFRIRMQDQDRHTFHRIFARDEYRLNGVPPGSFDTVVDIGAHIGVFALRVAGLARRVLCYEPAPESFELLRRNIGRFPHVRLHPAAVAGRRGTATLYLGKNPSAHSLFPAEGQTSRGAIPVECVTLEDVFREHSLERCDLLKLDCEGAEYEILYQAPPELWRRIARVALEYHPAGGTDPRWSGEALARYLNEMGHRTELRPSKRHPRKGLLFAERRNQ comes from the coding sequence ATGCGCCTGTCCGATTTCGGCGACTGGTTCGTCCTTCGGCGCCACCTTCTTCGGCCCTGGGCGTTCCTGCGCCTGCGCAAGCGTCCTCCCGCGGGACCCGTCTACGACATCGCCCTTCGGGACGGCGGCGTTTTCCGGATCCGGATGCAGGACCAGGATCGACACACGTTCCACCGCATCTTCGCCCGCGACGAATACCGCCTGAACGGCGTGCCGCCGGGCTCTTTCGACACGGTCGTGGACATCGGCGCGCACATCGGCGTGTTTGCCTTGCGGGTGGCCGGACTGGCGCGGCGGGTTCTCTGCTACGAACCCGCGCCGGAGAGCTTCGAGCTCCTGCGCCGAAACATCGGGCGCTTCCCGCACGTGCGGCTCCACCCGGCGGCGGTGGCCGGCCGGCGGGGAACGGCGACCCTGTATCTGGGCAAGAACCCTTCAGCCCACTCCCTCTTCCCGGCGGAAGGACAAACCTCCCGTGGGGCGATTCCGGTCGAATGCGTCACCCTGGAGGACGTCTTCCGGGAGCATTCCCTCGAGCGGTGCGATCTTCTCAAGCTCGACTGCGAGGGGGCCGAGTACGAGATTCTCTACCAGGCGCCGCCCGAGCTCTGGCGCCGGATCGCCCGCGTCGCCCTGGAATACCATCCGGCGGGGGGAACCGATCCTCGATGGTCGGGAGAGGCGCTGGCGCGGTACCTGAACGAGATGGGACACCGCACGGAGCTGCGCCCGTCGAAGCGTCATCCCCGGAAGGGTCTTCTCTTCGCCGAACGGCGGAATCAGTAA